A single region of the Brassica rapa cultivar Chiifu-401-42 chromosome A03, CAAS_Brap_v3.01, whole genome shotgun sequence genome encodes:
- the LOC117132700 gene encoding cell wall integrity and stress response component 3-like → MKLEELTSASKQNEVSVDHIICKIFPYSLSGDAFSWFSQLLPRSLTCWEDIKTAFLNKFLYEATSTRQKEFDDMLDKMIKGQETELMVGIVYSELNEESETMNTQIEKPAIEIQWTDEFVRREEAGITDTTSTSIDGMTSTSTDSRTSTSTYGTTSTSTDGTTSSSTDDTTTTSTDGTTSTSIDSTTSTSTNVTTSMSIDSTISTSTNGTTLTSIDDVEKEITMEDFLEVEEFLEFEDGEKLEDLDSSREVTMEDFLELEEWREDMDQNSEKKLDDDHHTSRGDLESGQSPSCSRS, encoded by the exons ATGAAGCTTGAGGAGCTAACCTCTGCAAGCAAGCAGAATGAAGTATCCGTAGACCACATTATCTGCAAGATCTTCCCCTATTCTCTATCTGGAGATGCATTTAGCTGGTTCAGTCAGTTGCTGCCAAGGTCTTTAACGTGCTGGGAGGACATTAAGACCGCCTTCCTCAACAAATTTCTCTATGAAGCTACATCCACTCGACAGAAGGAGTTTGATGATATGTTGGACAAGATGATTAAAGGCCAGGAGACGGAATTGATGGTTGGTATAGTCTACAGTGAGCTTAATGAGGAATCTGAAACCATGAACACTCAGATCGAAAAGCCAGCCATTGAGATTCAGTGGACAGATGAGTTTGTGCGAAGAGAAGAAGCTGGCATTACTGACACGACCTCCACGTCTATTGACGGTATGACCTCAACGTCTACCGACAGCAGGACTTCAACGTCTACCTACGGCACGACCTCAACATCGACCGACGGCACGACCTCATCGTCAACCGACGACACGACCACAACGTCGACGGATGGCACgacctcaacatcgatcgacagtaccaCCTCAACGTCTACCAACGTTACAACCTCAATGTCGATCGACAGTACGATCTCAACGTCTACCAACGGTACAACCTtaacatcgatcgacgatgtAGAAAAAGAGATCACCATGGAAGATTTCTTGGAGGTAGAAGAGTTCTTGGAGTTTGAGGATGGAGAAAAGCTTGAAGACTTGGATTCGAGTAGAGAAGTGACTATGGAAGACTTCTTAGAGCTGGAGGAATGGCGTGAGGATATGGATCAGAATTCGGAGAAGAAGCTTGATGACGATCACCATACTTCGAGAGGAGATCTGGAGAGTGGTCAATCACCATcttgtagcagaa GTTAG